ATTGCCACCTATTGATAAACTGTAAAAAAGAGGAGTAATGAAAAATGGTCAAGGGAAAGGTAATTAGTCTCAATCCTACATCCTCAATGTATTTTAAAATTGGTATTAAACATTATGAAAAAGGAGAAGTAGAGCTTGCCATAAAAAGGCTCATGAAAGCTCTTGAACTTGATAATAAAAATGTTGAGATAAAGTTTAACTTGGCTGGGCTTTTAGCACAGGTTGGGGATTTTGAAACTTCAAATAAACTCTTGAGCGAGCTTACAAAAGATAGTCCAGAGTTTTATGACTCGTTGTTTGGACTTGGATGTAACTTTTTTGAAATGGGCAAGTTCAAGGAGGCAAAGAATTTTTTAAAGAGGTATGTAAAACTTTCTAACAACATTGAGTTTAAAGAGGCGGCAGAAGACCTTATTGATTTTATTGAAAGCCAAGAAGAGTTTGAAAAAGAACAAAAAGAAATTGAAAAATATTCAAAACTATTAGAGAGAGGAAATTTTCTTCTTGAAAGTGGCAGATATGAAGATGCAATGAAATATTTCAAGATGATATTGGCAAAAGATGATAGTGTCCTTGCTGCAAGGAACAACCTTTCACTTGCTTATTTTTATATGGGTGATGTTCAAAGAGCGATTGAAGAAGCAAAAAAAGTTCTTCAAATTGATAAGTACAATGTATATGCAAACTGTAACTTAGCATTTTTTTACAGCAGCATAGGAAAAGAAAGAGAGATGAAAAGGCATTTAAAAGCGGTATTGGAAATAAAAACATACGATAGTAAAGATAAAATAAAGATTTTAGACACTCTTATCAAGTTAAATC
The sequence above is drawn from the Caldicellulosiruptor bescii DSM 6725 genome and encodes:
- a CDS encoding tetratricopeptide repeat protein; the protein is MVKGKVISLNPTSSMYFKIGIKHYEKGEVELAIKRLMKALELDNKNVEIKFNLAGLLAQVGDFETSNKLLSELTKDSPEFYDSLFGLGCNFFEMGKFKEAKNFLKRYVKLSNNIEFKEAAEDLIDFIESQEEFEKEQKEIEKYSKLLERGNFLLESGRYEDAMKYFKMILAKDDSVLAARNNLSLAYFYMGDVQRAIEEAKKVLQIDKYNVYANCNLAFFYSSIGKEREMKRHLKAVLEIKTYDSKDKIKILDTLIKLNQHSEIAQRANELFEITREPYFKHIEAISLYNTRKYMKAKKIWEFLKKNFEMPEIRIDYFLKKVDNVIKTFEKDTIDYFETGFKFLEGMDEKEFKRQLQNHIDNYFSQTVEENGQKVMEILHQHVELNQKDQEAIFNLLKSLPLEKPRLNLLAIAAIVWYVFKKYMKKEKIKQKDVAKIFGISQAVFSKWFGDFKELLLNKEV